One part of the Haliaeetus albicilla chromosome 27, bHalAlb1.1, whole genome shotgun sequence genome encodes these proteins:
- the CSF1R gene encoding macrophage colony-stimulating factor 1 receptor, translated as MGPALLLLLTATGTWHGSASPVISPNLPALVVNTGDPVILHCSGESEVGWEGRKDTFSNHTSSTLSIPKATYRDTGTYNCAYVNSSDKGIATVHLFVRDPNNVWYVPTFRIFVTKGGNAELPCLITAPEYGSSVTLIMDDTFRLSPGTNYSFSAKKGITLYNVQSKQKGSYRCQAVINGKIERSSRIRLFVEEAQEKPVEVMMDPIDHVRIVGEPFKVTCRVIAPSHKYDIRWVTAAKNVNRTKNSSFEDENYVISDILSVPAVTMEDSGKYTCIANNSAGFRNASTMLQVVERGYVSLTPVQATSQEVALGESLKLQVLIEAYPKLLHWGWEHTNPLKNSGTTTFKGQMIPGNNWYNNTFFLNRLQEGEGGLYTFYAFNNETNASVTFSISVKSPPRVCRIKVPANDSSILQCTAIGYPAPRIEWYQCPIHSDGYNKDYRLLLNDSSPQLVNMLPFQEVEVESVVPFRELGANFTFCCVAINREGNAFDMFHSLTITRSVMAPPNKLFSPILSACIGTSVLLLLLLLFLLYKYNQKPKYQVRWKIIEACEGNNYIFIDPTQLPYNEKWEFPRNNLQFGKTLGAGAFGKVVEATAFGLGKEDSVLKVAVKMLKSSADTDEQEALMSELKIMSHLGHHENIVNLLGACTYGGPILVITEYCRYGDLLNFLRKKAETIIIQDSALDTSLDSAADYKNIDLEKKYIRSDSGFSSQGLETYVEMRPVSSSSSSASSDSAQARGKSSGEEDETREDLRPLNLSDLLQFSSQVAQGMAFLSSKNCIHRDLAARNVLISDGRVAKICDFGLARDIMNDSNYVVKGNARLPVKWMAPESIFDCIYTVQSDVWSYGILLWEIFSLGKSPYPGMVVNSKFYSMVKQGYQMARPDFAPLEMYSIMQACWSLEPTRRPTFDQIVCFIQKELEVHKEQDYTNLPSTAEEDSGCDTSGCCEESCEQEESGQPLLKSNNYQFC; from the exons ATGGgtcctgctctcctcctgctgctcacCGCAACTGGCACCTGGCATG GCTCGGCATCCCCAGTGATCAGCCCCAACCTCCCTGCTCTGGTTGTCAACACGGGTGATCCAGTCATCTTGCACTGCTCAGGAGAGTCCGAAGTTGGATGGGAAGGCAGAAAGGATACATTCAGCAACCACACTAGCAGCACGCTCAGTATTCCCAAGGCCACTTACAGGGATACAGGCACCTATAATTGTGCTTATGTCAACAGCAGTGACAAGGGCATTGCAACAGTGCATCTGTTCGTGCGAG ATCCCAATAATGTGTGGTATGTTCCAACTTTCCGGATCTTTGTGACCAAAGGTGGTAACGCTGAGCTCCCCTGTCTCATCACGGCCCCCGAGTATGGATCCAGTGTGACTCTGATAATGGATGACACCTTTCGTCTCTCACCCGGGACCAACTATTCTTTCAGTGCTAAGAAAGGAATAACACTGTACAATGTGCAAAGCAAGCAGAAGGGCTCTTACCGATGCCAAGCAGtgataaatggaaaaatagagAGATCATCAAGAATAAGACTGTTTGTGGAAGAAG CACAGGAAAAGCCTGTAGAAGTGATGATGGACCCCATAGACCATGTGCGCATCGTGGGCGAACCTTTCAAAGTCACTTGCAGAGTAATTGCACCTTCACACAAGTATGACATCAGATGGGTGACAGCAGCAAAGAAT GTCAACAGAACTAAAAACTCTAGCTTTGAAGATGAGAACTATGTCATCAGCGATATCCTGTCTGTTCCAGCAGTGACCATGGAAGATAGTGGGAAATACACTTGTATAGCTAATAATTCAGCAGGATTCAGGAATGCCTCGACAATGCTTCAGGTAGTAG AGAGAGGTTATGTGTCCCTGACCCCAGTGCAAGCCACCAGCCAAGAGGTTGCTTTGGGAGAGAGTCTGAAGCTGCAGGTCCTCATTGAGGCTTACCCAAAACTTCTCCACTGGGGCTGGGAGCACACAAACCCCTTGAAGAACTCTGGGACCACCACATTCAAGGGCCAAATGATCCCTGGAAACAACTG GTATAACAACACGTTCTTCCTGAACCgcctgcaggaaggagagggaggtcTCTATACCTTTTATGCCTTTAACAATGAGACCAATGCATCGGTTACCttcagtatttctgtgaaat CTCCTCCAAGGGTCTGCAGAATTAAGGTGCCAGCCAATGACTCCAGCATCCTTCAGTGCACAGCCATCGGCTACCCTGCCCCACGCATTGAGTGGTACCAGTGCCCCATTCACTCTGACGG ATACAACAAGGACTATAGGTTGCTGCTGAATGACTCCAGTCCCCAGTTGGTGAACATGTTGCCCTTCCAAGAGGTGGAGGTGGAGAGCGTTGTCCCGTTCCGGGAGCTGGGTGCCAATTTCACCTTCTGCTGTGTGGCCATTAACAGAGAGGGGAATGCTTTTGACATGTTTCACTCGCTCACCATCACCA GAAGTGTCATGGCCCCCCCAAACAAGCTCTTCAGCCCCATTCTCTCCGCCTGCATAGGCACATCggtcctgctgctcctcctacttctcttcctcctctacAAGTACAACCAG AAACCCAAGTACCAGGTGCGGTGGAAGATCATTGAGGCCTGTGAAGGGAATAACTACATTTTCATCGATCCCACTCAGCTGCCATACAATGAAAAATGGGAGTTTCCTAGGAATAACCTCCAGTTTG gaaaaaCTCTTGGAGCAGGAGCCTTTGGAAAAGTGGTAGAAGCCACTGCTTTTGGTCTGGGCAAAGAAGATTCAGTCCTCAAAGTGGCTGTGAAGATGCTAAAGT CATCGGCAGACACAGATGAGCAGGAGGCTCTCATGTCTGAGCTGAAGATCATGAGTCACTTGGGACACCACGAGAATATTGTTAACCTGCTGGGAGCATGTACCTATGGAG GCCCAATCCTTGTCATCACCGAGTACTGTCGCTATGGAGATCTGCTGAATTTCCTGAGGAAGAAGGCTGAAACCATAATTATCCAGGATTCTGCCCTGGACACCTCTTTAGACAGTGCTGCTGATTACAAAAACATTGATCTAGAGAAGAAATACATCCGCAG TGACAGTGGCTTTTCGAGCCAGGGTTTGGAAACATATGTTGAAATGAGGCCTgtgtcatcatcatcatcttcagcGTCATCAGATTCTGCGCAAGCCAGGG GGAAAAGCTCAGGGGAAGAAGATGAAACCAGGGAGGACCTCCGTCCCCTCAATCTCTCTGACCTGCTACAGTTCTCCAGCCAGGTGGCCCAGGGCATGGCATTCCTTTCATCAAAGAAT TGCATCCACCGTGACTTAGCAGCCAGGAATGTGCTCATATCAGATGGACGGGTAGCCAAGATCTGTGACTTCGGCCTGGCCCGTGATATCATGAATGACTCGAACTATGTTGTAAAAGGCAAT GCCCGCCTGCCCGTGAAATGGATGGCCCCAGAGAGCATCTTTGACTGCATTTACACAGTGCAGAGTGATGTGTGGTCTTACGGCATCCTTCTCTGGGAGATCTTCTCCCTTG GTAAAAGTCCATATCCCGGTATGGTGGTGAACAGCAAGTTCTATAGCATGGTGAAGCAGGGATACCAGATGGCCAGGCCTGACTTCGCTCCCTTGGAAAT GTACAGCATCATGCAGGCATGCTGGAGCCTGGAGCCCACACGGAGACCTACCTTTGACCAAATCGTCTGCTTCATCCAGAAAGAGCTGGAGGTGCATAAGGAACAG gACTACACCAACCTCCCCTCCACTGCTGAGGAAGACAGTGGCTGTGATACCTCTGGCTGCTGTGAGGAGTCCTGCGAGCAAGAGGAGAGTGGCCAGCCCCTTCTCAAGAGCAACAACTATCAGTTCTGTTAG